A window of the Candidatus Methylomirabilota bacterium genome harbors these coding sequences:
- a CDS encoding nucleotidyltransferase domain-containing protein — protein sequence MKADVKTLIAELKDGLQVLYGNRLKGLYLFGSYARGEADEESDVDVLVVLDDYESYGAQIDRAGVLGAELSLRYGVSISKVFLREREWRQGDTPFLTNVRGEAVAA from the coding sequence TGAAGGATGGGCTGCAGGTGCTCTACGGCAATCGTCTGAAGGGCCTGTACCTGTTCGGCTCCTATGCCCGGGGAGAGGCGGACGAGGAATCGGACGTTGACGTACTGGTCGTTCTCGACGATTACGAGAGCTACGGCGCGCAGATCGATCGCGCCGGGGTGCTGGGTGCGGAGCTGTCATTGCGGTATGGGGTGAGCATCAGCAAGGTGTTTCTCCGGGAGCGGGAGTGGCGCCAGGGAGATACACCGTTCCTGACCAACGTCAGGGGCGAGGCGGTCGCCGCGTGA
- a CDS encoding HEPN domain-containing protein, with protein MKEATGKLLDKSARAIETARRTLAIPDTEAAMARAYYARFYAAEALLFERGLTFRKHAGVHAAFGEHLAKPGIVDAKYHQWLLLAFEKRIIADYEVDKAIRPEEVEEVIRRASEFLEVARRCLEEST; from the coding sequence GTGAAGGAAGCGACGGGGAAGCTTCTCGATAAATCCGCGCGCGCCATCGAGACAGCGCGCAGGACCCTTGCGATCCCGGACACGGAAGCGGCGATGGCCCGCGCCTACTACGCGAGGTTCTACGCCGCTGAGGCGCTGCTGTTCGAACGAGGGCTGACATTCAGGAAGCACGCCGGTGTCCATGCCGCCTTCGGTGAGCACCTCGCCAAGCCCGGAATTGTGGACGCGAAATATCACCAGTGGCTCTTGCTCGCGTTTGAAAAGCGGATCATTGCGGACTACGAGGTCGATAAGGCGATCCGGCCCGAGGAAGTCGAAGAGGTGATTCGGCGCGCAAGCGAGTTCCTCGAAGTAGCCCGGCGGTGCTTGGAAGAGAGCACATGA
- a CDS encoding SCO family protein, with the protein MIPTGIWIAATLLAPDFRTVNAHEIPELEETYMQGVFSPKFIPPAAGSYDLPAIKRVPPVLLINAAGRRVNTATLMHGKVAVVSFIYTACTDRLGCPLASLALRELQAQLLREGLQDRAVLLSISLDPEHDTPKQLTDYGRIFGAKPSLWHLLTAPSDKVLKMTLESYGQDRARVYDEEGRFTGRYRHVLKVFLVDQEGQVRNIYSAGSLVPQVMVNDIKTVLAAKTADQREAR; encoded by the coding sequence TTGATACCGACTGGTATCTGGATTGCGGCGACTCTTCTCGCGCCCGATTTCCGGACGGTCAATGCCCACGAGATCCCGGAATTGGAAGAGACCTATATGCAGGGCGTCTTCTCGCCCAAGTTCATCCCGCCTGCGGCCGGGAGCTACGACCTTCCCGCGATCAAGCGCGTCCCGCCGGTCCTCCTGATCAATGCCGCCGGTCGCCGCGTCAACACCGCGACCCTCATGCACGGCAAGGTGGCGGTCGTCAGCTTCATCTACACGGCCTGCACCGACCGGCTTGGCTGTCCTCTGGCCAGCCTTGCGCTCCGGGAGCTTCAGGCTCAACTGCTGCGCGAGGGTCTCCAGGACCGGGCCGTGCTCCTGTCCATCAGCCTGGACCCTGAACACGATACCCCGAAGCAGCTTACCGATTACGGACGCATCTTTGGGGCGAAGCCGTCATTGTGGCATCTGCTGACGGCCCCCTCAGATAAGGTTCTCAAGATGACGCTGGAGAGTTATGGGCAGGATCGAGCGAGGGTCTATGACGAGGAGGGTCGCTTCACCGGCCGATACCGTCATGTCCTCAAGGTGTTCCTCGTGGACCAGGAGGGGCAGGTCCGCAACATCTACAGCGCGGGCTCCCTGGTTCCCCAGGTCATGGTCAACGACATCAAGACGGTGCTGGCCGCCAAGACCGCCGATCAGCGGGAAGCCAGGTAA
- a CDS encoding selenium-binding protein, which produces MKKRYRLTGMLWLVAVLLMGSPALADETCQSPFLPKVTGQEDYVYVWTLGVEGVADGNDSLVTVDTNPKSKTYGQIIHRVSVPGQHEAHHAGFTDDRRYLWAGGLDDSYIFIFDVASDPAKPKLVKTIKSFVKDTGGLVGPHTFYALPGRMLISALSNAKDSSGRTGLAEYSNEGRFIRTIWMPKEAPYGYDVRVNINLNRMLTSAFAGKKNYMRPLGELVKDAEAMKEFGDTVVVWDFHARKPLQILQVPGAPLELRWALLPNHYYAFTATALAHQLVLIHQKEDGTWAAKSIADLGDTLPVDISIAPDDSKLYVASFMDGMLRVYDISNPFEAKLIGQVKLGETANMVSESWDGTRIYVTNSLLSKWDKPGDYWLKAYAWENGKLVHKFTTDFNSVGRAHLMNFGSKALRAGPE; this is translated from the coding sequence ATGAAAAAGCGATATCGCCTGACAGGAATGCTGTGGCTCGTGGCTGTTCTGCTGATGGGTAGCCCTGCTCTAGCCGATGAAACCTGCCAGTCACCGTTCCTGCCCAAGGTCACCGGACAGGAAGACTATGTCTACGTCTGGACGCTGGGGGTTGAGGGCGTCGCCGACGGCAACGACAGCCTCGTCACCGTTGACACGAACCCCAAGTCCAAGACCTACGGGCAGATTATCCATCGGGTCTCCGTCCCAGGGCAGCACGAGGCCCACCACGCCGGCTTCACCGACGACCGGCGATACTTGTGGGCCGGAGGTCTGGACGACAGCTACATCTTCATCTTCGATGTCGCCTCAGATCCGGCCAAGCCTAAGCTCGTCAAGACCATCAAGAGCTTCGTCAAGGATACGGGCGGCCTGGTCGGCCCCCACACGTTCTACGCCCTGCCGGGACGGATGTTGATCTCGGCGCTCTCCAACGCGAAAGACAGCTCAGGCCGGACAGGGCTGGCGGAATACTCCAACGAAGGGCGTTTCATCCGGACGATCTGGATGCCGAAGGAGGCGCCTTATGGCTATGACGTGCGGGTCAACATCAATCTGAACCGCATGCTGACTTCCGCCTTTGCCGGCAAGAAGAACTACATGCGACCGCTCGGTGAGCTGGTCAAGGATGCAGAGGCCATGAAGGAGTTCGGCGATACGGTGGTCGTGTGGGATTTCCATGCCCGCAAACCGCTGCAGATCCTGCAAGTCCCCGGCGCGCCGCTTGAGCTTCGCTGGGCGCTGCTGCCGAACCACTACTATGCCTTTACGGCAACGGCACTTGCTCACCAGCTTGTCCTCATTCACCAGAAGGAGGACGGCACCTGGGCTGCAAAGTCTATCGCCGACCTCGGCGACACGCTCCCGGTCGATATCAGCATCGCGCCGGACGATAGCAAGCTCTACGTCGCATCATTCATGGACGGAATGTTGAGAGTGTACGATATTTCGAACCCATTCGAAGCCAAGCTGATCGGGCAGGTGAAGCTGGGCGAGACGGCCAACATGGTGTCCGAATCGTGGGATGGCACGCGAATCTACGTCACCAACTCGCTGCTGTCGAAATGGGATAAGCCCGGCGACTATTGGCTCAAGGCCTATGCGTGGGAGAACGGAAAGCTCGTACACAAGTTCACCACGGACTTCAACTCGGTGGGACGGGCTCACCTGATGAACTTCGGGAGCAAGGCTCTGCGCGCCGGGCCTGAGTAG
- a CDS encoding APC family permease, whose protein sequence is MPMLDEETELKVFERVVEYRPPSSWRTWLFGRPLASADAPHQTIGKTIGLAVFASDALSSTAYATEEILLVLAAVGAAAFVYAFPIAIAIVALLTILTLSYEQTIHAYPGGGGAYIVARDNLGELPAQTAGAALLTDYILTVSVSVASGVAQLTSAYPSLFPYRVILSVVLVLLIMVINLRGVKESGVTFSIPTYFFLAMIFLTIGIGFYRYMTGSLDAVVNPPSLRAPEMASVTLFLILHAFSNGTTAVTGVEAISNGITAFKEPRSHNAGITLIWMSAVLGTLFLGITFLAVKVGTIPGEEETVISQLARTVFHGQGLLYLTTIAGTTLILVMAANTAFADFPRLCALHAGDGFLPRQLTYRGSRLVFSRGIVVLALIASLLIVLFQASVTALIPLYAIGVFLSFTLSQAGMARRWRKVGRLAPGQEVQERGSTLRHDPRWAFKMGINGFGSFCTAVVMLVFTVTKFRDGAWIVVLLVPAMVVVFFAIHHHYRDLAAHLSLEDFGAPQRMSRHRVIMPISGVHRGTVAALRYARSLSDDITAVYVSMDPTDTERVRNKWEWWGEGVRLIVLHSPYRLFLEPLVGYIEEIAAQRQPNETITIVVPQFVPRRRWHNLMHTQAAMWLRMALLFKRGVVVTNVPYQLD, encoded by the coding sequence ATGCCTATGCTCGACGAAGAGACTGAACTCAAGGTATTCGAGCGTGTCGTAGAGTACCGACCGCCCTCCTCGTGGCGTACATGGCTCTTTGGCCGTCCGCTTGCCAGTGCGGACGCGCCTCACCAGACCATCGGCAAGACGATCGGTCTGGCCGTGTTCGCCTCCGACGCGCTGTCATCGACCGCCTATGCCACCGAGGAGATTCTGCTCGTCCTGGCCGCGGTGGGTGCAGCCGCCTTCGTCTACGCCTTTCCGATCGCCATCGCGATTGTGGCGTTACTGACGATCCTCACCCTCTCGTATGAACAGACCATCCACGCCTATCCGGGCGGCGGGGGCGCGTATATCGTCGCGCGGGACAATCTTGGCGAGCTCCCTGCCCAGACGGCGGGCGCGGCGCTCCTGACCGATTACATCCTCACGGTATCCGTCTCTGTCGCGTCGGGTGTGGCCCAGCTTACCTCTGCCTACCCATCCCTCTTCCCCTATCGGGTCATCCTGTCCGTTGTGCTGGTCCTGCTCATCATGGTGATCAACCTGCGGGGTGTCAAAGAATCCGGCGTAACCTTTTCCATCCCCACCTACTTCTTCCTCGCGATGATATTCTTGACTATCGGGATCGGCTTCTACCGCTACATGACGGGGAGCCTTGATGCGGTCGTCAATCCGCCGTCCCTGCGAGCCCCGGAGATGGCCTCGGTGACGCTCTTCTTGATCCTCCATGCCTTTTCGAACGGCACCACTGCCGTCACGGGGGTGGAGGCCATCTCGAACGGCATCACGGCATTTAAGGAGCCCAGAAGCCACAACGCGGGGATTACGCTGATCTGGATGTCAGCCGTCCTGGGTACGCTCTTCTTGGGCATCACCTTCCTGGCGGTCAAGGTTGGCACCATCCCCGGGGAGGAGGAGACGGTAATCTCGCAACTGGCCCGCACAGTATTCCATGGGCAGGGACTGCTTTATCTGACCACCATCGCAGGCACGACCCTCATCCTGGTCATGGCCGCCAACACGGCCTTTGCCGACTTTCCCCGGTTGTGTGCCCTGCATGCCGGCGACGGCTTCCTGCCCCGCCAACTCACCTACCGAGGCAGCCGGCTCGTTTTTTCGCGTGGCATCGTGGTCCTCGCCCTCATTGCCTCGCTCCTGATCGTGCTGTTCCAGGCCAGCGTGACCGCCCTGATCCCACTGTACGCCATCGGGGTATTCCTCTCCTTCACGCTCTCGCAGGCCGGCATGGCCCGTCGCTGGCGGAAGGTTGGCCGCCTCGCGCCTGGCCAGGAGGTGCAGGAGCGCGGCTCGACGCTCCGCCATGATCCACGCTGGGCGTTCAAGATGGGGATTAACGGATTCGGCTCGTTCTGCACGGCAGTCGTGATGCTGGTCTTTACCGTCACCAAGTTCCGCGACGGCGCGTGGATCGTCGTCCTCCTTGTGCCTGCGATGGTCGTGGTGTTCTTCGCCATCCACCACCACTACCGGGACCTGGCCGCGCACCTGTCGTTGGAGGACTTCGGCGCGCCCCAGCGCATGTCGCGACATCGGGTGATCATGCCCATCAGCGGCGTCCATCGCGGCACCGTCGCCGCGCTCCGCTACGCCCGATCGCTCTCCGACGACATCACGGCGGTCTACGTCTCCATGGATCCGACTGATACCGAGCGGGTGCGTAACAAGTGGGAATGGTGGGGAGAGGGGGTCCGCCTCATCGTCCTGCATTCCCCTTACCGGCTGTTCCTCGAACCTCTGGTTGGCTACATCGAGGAGATCGCGGCTCAGCGTCAACCCAATGAGACCATCACCATTGTCGTGCCGCAGTTCGTGCCCCGCCGCCGGTGGCATAACCTCATGCACACTCAAGCCGCCATGTGGTTGCGGATGGCCTTACTCTTTAAACGCGGGGTTGTGGTAACCAACGTCCCCTACCAACTCGATTAA
- the kdpF gene encoding K(+)-transporting ATPase subunit F translates to MTGLYLLGGIVALGLLIYLVVALLKPEVFS, encoded by the coding sequence ATGACTGGGCTGTATCTGCTCGGTGGGATTGTGGCGCTTGGCCTGTTGATCTACCTGGTCGTCGCGCTGCTCAAGCCGGAGGTCTTCTCGTGA